One stretch of Planococcus sp. PAMC 21323 DNA includes these proteins:
- the rplK gene encoding 50S ribosomal protein L11, with translation MAKKVVKVVKLQIPAAKANPAPPVGPALGQAGVNIMGFCKEFNARTADQAGLIIPVEISVFEDRSFTFITKTPPAAVLLKVAAGIESGSGEPNRNKVATVKRDKVREIAETKMPDLNAASVEAAMLMVEGTARSMGITIED, from the coding sequence GTGGCTAAAAAAGTTGTTAAAGTTGTAAAATTGCAGATCCCTGCAGCAAAAGCTAACCCAGCGCCACCAGTTGGACCAGCATTGGGCCAAGCAGGTGTGAACATCATGGGCTTTTGTAAAGAGTTTAACGCGCGTACGGCAGATCAAGCAGGACTGATCATTCCAGTTGAGATTTCAGTATTTGAAGATCGTTCATTTACATTCATTACGAAAACTCCACCCGCAGCTGTTCTATTAAAAGTAGCAGCCGGTATTGAATCAGGTTCAGGCGAACCGAACCGCAATAAAGTAGCGACTGTGAAACGCGACAAAGTTCGCGAAATCGCAGAAACTAAAATGCCCGACCTAAACGCTGCTTCTGTAGAAGCTGCAATGTTGATGGTTGAAGGTACTGCTCGCAGTATGGGCATCACAATCGAAGATTAA
- the rplA gene encoding 50S ribosomal protein L1, with translation MAKTGKKLQDAAKLVDRSKLYEAKEAIELAKKASTVNFDATVEVAFRLGIDTRKNDQQIRGAVVLPNGTGKTQSVLVFAKGEKLKEAEAAGADFVGDAEYIQKIQQGWFDFDVIVATPDMMGEVGKLGRVLGPKGLMPNPKTGTVTFDVTKAVQEIKAGKVEYRADKTGIIHAPIGKVSFDDSKLAENLEAIYDVVLKAKPSSAKGTYIKSLNVTTTMGPAVKVDPSKVVAK, from the coding sequence ATGGCTAAAACAGGCAAAAAATTGCAAGACGCAGCAAAATTGGTTGATCGTTCTAAACTATACGAAGCGAAAGAAGCTATCGAACTTGCTAAAAAAGCAAGCACTGTAAACTTTGACGCTACAGTAGAAGTGGCTTTCCGTTTAGGAATTGACACGCGTAAGAACGACCAGCAAATCCGTGGGGCAGTAGTACTTCCAAACGGAACTGGTAAAACTCAAAGCGTTTTAGTTTTCGCTAAAGGCGAAAAACTAAAAGAAGCTGAGGCAGCTGGCGCAGATTTCGTAGGCGACGCTGAATATATCCAAAAAATCCAACAAGGATGGTTTGACTTCGACGTGATCGTTGCAACTCCTGACATGATGGGTGAAGTTGGTAAACTTGGACGCGTTTTAGGACCAAAAGGCTTAATGCCAAACCCTAAAACAGGCACAGTTACATTTGATGTAACTAAAGCTGTTCAAGAAATCAAAGCTGGTAAAGTGGAATACCGTGCAGACAAAACAGGTATCATCCATGCGCCAATCGGGAAAGTTTCTTTTGATGACAGCAAACTTGCTGAAAACTTAGAAGCAATCTATGACGTAGTATTAAAAGCGAAGCCATCTTCTGCTAAAGGTACTTACATCAAATCACTAAACGTTACTACTACAATGGGACCTGCTGTTAAAGTAGATCCATCTAAAGTAGTTGCTAAATAA
- the rplJ gene encoding 50S ribosomal protein L10, with the protein MSKAVETKKVVVQTIADKFGAAASVVVVDYRGLNVAQLTELRKQLREAGVEFKVYKNSMTRRATEMHGLEAINEHFTGPNAIAFSNEDVVAPARIINNFAKANEALEIKAGVIEGVVASAEDMKALAELPSREGLLSMLLSVLQAPIRNFAATTKAVADQKEEQGA; encoded by the coding sequence ATGAGCAAAGCAGTTGAAACGAAAAAAGTTGTCGTGCAAACAATCGCTGATAAATTCGGGGCTGCAGCGTCAGTTGTAGTTGTTGATTATCGTGGATTGAACGTTGCACAATTAACAGAACTTCGTAAACAGCTTCGTGAAGCAGGCGTTGAGTTTAAAGTTTACAAAAACTCAATGACTCGTCGTGCGACTGAAATGCACGGACTTGAAGCAATCAACGAACACTTTACAGGACCAAACGCAATTGCATTTTCTAACGAAGATGTAGTAGCACCAGCACGTATCATCAACAACTTCGCTAAAGCAAATGAAGCGCTTGAAATTAAAGCGGGCGTTATCGAAGGTGTAGTTGCATCAGCTGAAGACATGAAAGCATTGGCAGAACTTCCGTCACGCGAAGGCTTGCTATCTATGCTACTCAGCGTACTACAAGCTCCAATCCGCAACTTTGCAGCTACAACAAAAGCAGTTGCAGATCAAAAAGAAGAACAAGGCGCTTAA